In Vicugna pacos chromosome 1, VicPac4, whole genome shotgun sequence, a single window of DNA contains:
- the SPATC1L gene encoding speriolin-like protein, which produces MAEGSELLNRLVSENADLKKQVRLLKENQMLKRLLREGCQERGGPGARDPLFPRVPAYPEDCSPGSAVPDFGRFTGVPEAPSQLQTSSLEDLLCSHAPLSSEDDASPGCATSAQAPFKAFLDSAELRVPRGSNRKLSPLLSPSQDPLVDKTLLEPREVVRPKRVCFSESSLPSGDRTRRSYYLNEIQSFTSTEKDGRIVGEIAFQLDRRILAYVFPGVTRLYGFTVSNIPEKIKQTSIKSLDGSVDEKKLRELTHRYLTLTARLERLGYSRDVHPAFSEFLINTYGILKQRPDLRADPLHSSPAALRKLVIDVVPPKFLGDSLLLLNCLCELSKEDSRPLFAW; this is translated from the exons ATGGCCGAGGGCAGCGAGCTGCTCAACAGGCTCGTGAGCGAGAACGCCGACCTCAAGAAGCAGGTGCGCCTCCTGAAGGAGAACCAGATGCTGAAGCGCCTGCTCCGGGAGGGCTGCCAGGAGAGAGGGGGGCCAGGGGCCCGCGACCCCCTCTTCCCCAGGGTGCCTGCCTACCCTGAGGACTGCTCCCCCGGGAGTgcag TTCCAGACTTTGGAAGGTTCACCGGTGTCCCCGAGGCCCCCTCCCAGCTGCAGACGTCCTCCCTGGAGGACCTGCTGTGCTCACACGCCCCCCTCTCCAGCGAGGATGACGCGTCCCCGGGGTGTGCCACCTCCGCCCAGGCGCCCTTCAAGGCTTTCCTCGACTCGGCGGAGCTGCGTGTGCCCCGTGGCTCCAACAGGAAGCTGTCCCCGCTCCTCAGCCCCTCCCAGGACCCGCTGGTGGACAAGACCCTGCTGGAGCCCAGGGAGGTGGTCCGGCCCAAGAGGGTGTGCTTCTCGGAGAGTAGCCTGCCCTCCGGGGACCGGACCAGGAGGAGCTACTATCTTAACG AGATCCAGAGCTTCACCAGCACTGAAAAGGACGGGAGAATAGTCGGGGAGATTGCCTTCCAGCTGGACCGGCGCATCCTGGCCTATGTCTTCCCAGGGGTGACCCGGCTCTATGGCTTCACCGTGTCCAACATCCCTGAGAAGATCAAGCAG ACGTCCATCAAGTCCCTGGACGGCTCGGTGGACGAGAAGAAGCTGCGGGAGCTGACGCACCGCTACCTGACGCTGACGGCGCGCCTGGAGAGGCTGGGCTACAGCCGCGACGTGCACCCGGCCTTCAGCGAGTTCCTCATCAACACCTACGGCATCCTGAAGCAGCGGCCCGACCTGCGCGCCGACCCGCTGCACAGCAGCCCGGCCGCCCTGCGCAAGCTGGTCATCGACGTGGTGCCGCCCAAGTTCCTGGGCGACTCGCTGCTGCTGCTCAACTGCCTCTGCGAGCTCTCCAAGGAGGACAGCCGCCCGCTCTTCGCCTGGTGA